Part of the Phycisphaerae bacterium genome is shown below.
CCGACGGGATCGTGCTGCTCACCAGAACATCCAGACCCACCAGCTTCTTGCCCGCCCGCGCCAGCAGCGCCGCCACCCCCTTGGCGTAGTTCGCCCACGATGGCTTGCCCGCCGCCAGATCCGCCGACACTTCAAATTCGCAAGTCTCGTCGAACAGATCGCTGTAAATCCGGATCGTCCGGTCCGTCCGCCGAGCCGCCAGCATCACCGCCTCTCGCTCGATCGCCATCGGCAGCACGAAGCCGTCGTTGTAATCCGTGTGCCCGCCGATGATCTCAACCCGACCGGGCGACCGGACGATGATCTGCGGCTCAATCCCGAAACGCTCCCGAAAACTCGAAATAAACCGCCGCGGATCCGACACGTTCGCTCCTTTCCTGTTGGCTGCTCGCGACCCATAGATTAGTACGATCCCGCCCGCGGATCAAGCCCTTTGTCCATCCACCGCCTTCAGCCGATCGTTTTGCACTTTGCATTCCGCATCTTCCATTCCGCCTTCATTCGAAGCCGTAGGGTGCGTCCTCCGGACGCACCAAAAACGCCGCCGCGCCAACCAACCACATCCATCCGCAATTGACTTGCCTGCGCCGTCACATCGGATTATCCTCTTATCCCAGGCGCGACAAAGGGACCCCGGCATGGCCAACAGCCAGCAACCGCAAATCGCCACAACCGACTTGCGCCGCCCGCACCGGGCCACGGGCGTCTTCTACCCGCCGGCCGCGCCAAACGCAAACCACCGGAGACCACCAACCATGACCACTCGACGACGCCTTCCCCTGTCCGTGCTCCTCGTCGCCGCCGCAACCCCGATCCTCTGCTCCGCCACAACCAAGCCGACAACCCAGCCAACCGCCGCGCCCGCCCAGATGCCCCTCGAAATCCGCGTCGACCCGCGCGTCGAACTGATGAGCATCATCTTCCACTTCGCCGGCCACCCCGAATACGACCAGTGCCAGATCCCCAGCTACAAGACCGACGCCCACCAACACTTCGCGCCCTTCCAGGAGCACGAAGTGTTCCTCTTCGCCCGCGAACTCCGCAACCGATGCGGCGTCTCCTTCGACGCCGTCATGTCCTTGGCCGTCCACCTCACCGACGCCGAAACGCTAAGCGAAAAACTCCCCTTCGACCCGCCGCCGCCAACCCTCGACAAACGCTGGACCACCCACGACGCCCGAAAATTCCGCGAACTCGCCCGCGACTTCGCCCAACAATCCAACTTCGCCGCCTTCCTCGAACAACAATCCGCCCTCTACGCCAAAGCCCAACGCCAAATGCAGACCCTCCTGGAAACCGAAGCCCGACTCGACTGGTTCCCGGGCTACTTCGGACCGCGACCCAACACCACCTTCGTCGTCATCCCCACCTTCTTCAGCGGCAACTACGGCACCCGCATCCAAAACGCCGACGGCACGACCGAATTCCACAGCATCATAATAACCAACGCCACC
Proteins encoded:
- a CDS encoding galactokinase, with amino-acid sequence MSDPRRFISSFRERFGIEPQIIVRSPGRVEIIGGHTDYNDGFVLPMAIEREAVMLAARRTDRTIRIYSDLFDETCEFEVSADLAAGKPSWANYAKGVAALLARAGKKLVGLDVLVSSTIPSGGGLSSSAALEVGYGRTMLAAAGETMDPVQLGLLAQKAEHDWAGAPCGIMDQFICV
- a CDS encoding DUF4932 domain-containing protein, whose translation is MTTRRRLPLSVLLVAAATPILCSATTKPTTQPTAAPAQMPLEIRVDPRVELMSIIFHFAGHPEYDQCQIPSYKTDAHQHFAPFQEHEVFLFARELRNRCGVSFDAVMSLAVHLTDAETLSEKLPFDPPPPTLDKRWTTHDARKFRELARDFAQQSNFAAFLEQQSALYAKAQRQMQTLLETEARLDWFPGYFGPRPNTTFVVIPTFFSGNYGTRIQNADGTTEFHSIIITNATLLGKPTFANCMGTIVHEFCHSYCNPIVDRHLTQLQAAGERIFPPLSQIMQRQAYGSWQTMMYESAVRVCTVRYFAATAGPQAAQRAVRSEHKRGFIWTADLSALLQQFESQRDDYPTFESFFPTIVEYFNANTDQIVEQVTK